The DNA window TTCGCCAAGGTGCGGCTGCTGCTCAACACCCGGGCGCAGGTCGTTGCCTATGCCGAGCGGCCGGAAGCCGATTATCATGCCTTCCTGATCGCCAACCGCATCGAGACGGTGCGCACCGGCTTCTCTGCCGGCCAGGTAGAGGGAGCGGCCCTTGTCTTTGCCGCCACCGGCAATGAAGCTGAAGATCGCCGGATCGTCGATGCTGCCCGGGCTGTAAGAATTCCGGCTAACGCCGTCGATCAGCCGGATTACTGCGATTTCTTCACGCCGGCGCTCGTCAACCGCGCTCCCGTCGCCGTTGCGATCGGCACTGAAGGTGCGGGACCGATTCTGGCGCAGATGATCCGCGCCCAGATCGACCAGCTTCTTTCTCCTTCGCTCGGGCGTCTGGCCGCGCTGGCGACCAATTATCGCAAATCAGTCGAACAGATTGTTCCGCGTGGCGTTTCCCGCCGGGTCTTCTGGCACCGCTTCTTCTCCGGCCCGGTTGCCGACGCGGTCGCCAATGGCAACCTGCCGCAGGCCCACAACGCCGCCGACCGGCTGCTCGCTTCGATGGACAAGGTTGCCGGCCATGTCTGGCTGGTCGGCGCAGGTCCTGGGGCTGAGGATCTGCTGACGCTGCGCGCCCAGCGCGTAATGATGGAAGCCGATGTCATCGTTTATGACGCGCTCGTGCCGCAGGCGATCGTCGATATGGGCCGCCGCGACGCCGAGCGGCTTTCCGTCGGCAAGCGCAAAGGCTGTCATTCGAAGTCGCAGGAAGAGATCAACGAGCTGCTCATCGAACTCGGCCGTCAGGGCAAGCGCGTCGTCCGTCTGAAATCCGGTGATCCGCTGGTCTACGGCCGGGCGGGGGAAGAGATGGCCGCGTTGCGCGCCGCCGGCGTCACCTATGAGGTCGTGCCCGGCATCACCTCGGCCTTCGCCGCCGCTGCCGATTTCGAGCTGCCGCTGACGCTGCGCGGCCTCGCTTCCTCGCTCGTCTTCACCACCGGCCACGATCTCACCGGCGACGTGCTGCCCGATTGGGCAAGCCTCGCAGTCTCCGGCGCGACGATAGCCGTTTATATGGGCCGCACGGTCGCCGCCTCGGTCGCCGAGCGGCTGATGCAGGCCGGCATTCCCTCCGAGACCACGGTTGCCGTTATCGAGAATGCCAGCCGCACTGATCGCCGCCTGCTGCATGGCACGCTCGCCGACCTGCCCGACCTGCAGCATCGCAACGAGCTCACCGGGCCTGTCATGGTCATTATCGGCGATGCGGTCGCCGGCGCCAATTTCGAACTGTCCGAGCCGCTGGTGCGCGAGAACGCCCGGCTCGAGGAATTTGCAAGGAGCTGAATATGGTAGACAAGGTCCTGACCGCCAACCGGCTGACGGACGGCATTGCCGTCTGGCTGGATGCCAACGGCAAATGGTCGACCTCGCTGCAGGAGGCGCTTGTTGCTCGTCACAACGAAGCCGTCGAAGCCTTGGAAGCCATTGGCAAAAAATCCTATGCCGACAATGAGGTCGTTGACGTGGCCGTCGTCGACGTCCAGGAAACCAATGGCATTCTCTGGCCGCTTCGCCTTCGCGAGCGCATCCGCGCGCAAGGGCCGACCATGGAATATGCGCCGGGCTATGCTCCTGCCGATCCCGAATTTATTGCAGTCTGAGGAAGACGATGTACCGTTACGACGAATTTGATCATGCCTTTGTCAGCGAGCGCGTCGAGCAGTTCCGCGACCAGGTTCAGCGCCGCCTTTCCGGCGAGCTTGCCGAGGATGCGTTCAAGCCGCTGCGCCTGATGAACGGCGTCTACCTGCAGCTTCATGCCTATATGCTGCGCATCGCCATTCCCTACGGCACGCTGAGCGCCCGCCAGCTGCGCATGCTCGCCCATATCGCCCGCACTTATGACCGCGGGTATGGCCACTTCACCACGCGCCAGAACCTGCAGTTCAACTGGCCGAAGCTGTCGGAAATCCCCGATGCACTGGCCGACCTGGCGAGCGTCGAAATGCACGCGCTGCAAACCTCGGGCAACTGCATCAGAAACGTCACGGCAGACCACTTCGCCGGTGCCGCCGCCGACGAGATCGCTGACCCCAGGCCCTATGCGGAAATTCTGCGCCAGTGGTCGTCCGTCCACCCGGAATTCTCTTTCCTGCCGCGCAAGTTCAAGATCGCCGTCACCGGCGCGGAGCGCGACCGCGCCGCCATCCAGGTCCATGATATCGGCCTGCACCTGAAGAAGAATGACAAGGGTGAAATCGGCTTTGCCGTCTATGTCGGTGGTGGCCAGGGCCGCACGCCGATGATCGCCAAGTTGATCCGCGACTTCCTGCCGGAGGAAGACCTGCTCTCCTACACCACGGCGATCGTGCGTGTTTACAATCTGCACGGCCGGCGCGACAACAAGTACAAGGCCCGCATCAAGATCCTCGTGCATGAGACGGGTGCCGAGGAGCTGGCGCGTCAGGTGGAGGCCGAATTCGCCGCACTCAGGGATAGCGAGCTCAAGTTGCCGGAACAGGATGTCGAGGCGATCGCCGCTTATTTCGCGCCACCGGATCTTCCCGAGCGAGCCGAGGGCTGGGAAAACCTCGCCCGCTGGAAGAAGGCCGATCCGGCTTTCGCCCGCTGGGTTCAGCAGAATGTGCAGCCGCACAAGAACCCCGATTACGGCATGGTGACGATCTCGCTGAAGCCGATCGGCGGCATTCCGGGCGACGCCACCGATGCGCAGATGGATGCCATCGCCGATCTTGCCGAGGAATATGCCTTCGACGAAATCCGCGTCAGCCACGAGCAGAACCTCATTCTGCCGCATGTGGCGCTGGCCGATCTCGAAGCCGTGTATCGCGGCCTCGTCGCCATCAATCTGGCCGAAGCCAATGCCGGCCTGATCACCGATATCATCGCCTGTCCGGGGCTGGATTATTGCGCGCTCGCCAATGCGCGCTCCATCCCCGTGGCGCAGGAAATCTCCCGCCGCTTCGGCAGTCCCGAACGCCAGGCCGAGATTGGCGAGCTGAAGATCAAGATCTCCGGCTGCATCAATGCCTGCGGCCACCACCATGTCGGCCATATCGGCCTGCTCGGTGTGGAGAAGAAGGGCGCCGAACTCTACCAGATCACACTTGGCGGTTCGGGCGACGAACATACCTCTATCGGCGAGATCATCGGCCGCGGCTTTGAGCCGGACCGGGTGACGGATGCGATCGAGACGATCGTCGACACCTATCTCGGGCTGCGGCTTGATCCATCCGAAACCTTCCTGGCGGCCTATCGCCGCGTCGGGCCGCAGCCTTTCAAAGATGCGCTCTACGGCTCGGCCGCCGAAGCGGCCTAAGGAGGGGTGTGATGACGAAGATTTGGAGAGAATCCGGTTTTGTCGAGAACGATCCGTGGGTGATCGAAACCGACGAGGTGAAGGCGACCGGCGAGCAGAAGCCGCTGCTCAGTGTCGATGAGCTGATCGCCAAGGCCGATGAGAGCAATGATGTCGGCCTCGGCGTGCTGATCAAGCCGGCCGACGACGTGCGCCGGCTTGAGCCCTATCTCTATCGCCTGGAAATCGTGGCGGTCGCCTTTCCGGCTTTTAACGACGGCCGCGCCTTCAGCCATGCCTCGCTGCTGCGTCAGCGCCTGGGTTACACCAATGAGCTGCGCGCCGTCGGCGACGTGCTGATCGACCAGATCCCGCTGATGCTGCGCGTCGGCATCGACAGCTTTGCAGTGACCAACGCCACGGCGCTGAAGCGGCTTGCCGAAAACCGTCTTCCGGCCATTCCCCATCATTATCAGCCGGCGGTGCGTGACGCCGAAGCCGGCAAGGGCTATAGTTGGCGCCGTCAGGCGAAGCCGGCCGCATAAGCGGCCGGTCCGCCTCTTACGATGGCGGAATGATAGCATGAAGACATTCGAAGTGGCGGTGATCGGCGGCGGTCTCGCCGGCACGATCGCCGCAATTGCTCTTGGCCGCGGCGGCCGCAGCGTGGCGCTGGTGGCTCCCGCTGCTGCAAAGGAGGACCGGCGCACCACGGCGCTGATGGATCAATCGATCCGCTTCCTCGATCGCCTGACGCTCTGGGAAAAGCTGCGCCCTGCCGCCGCTCCTCTCACCAGCATGCGCATCATTGACGGAACCGATCGGCTGCTGCGCGCGCCGACCACCACCTTCCGCGCCGCCGAGGTTGGCCTCGATGCCTTCGGCTATAATTTCCCCAACACGGCGCTGACCGAGATTCTCGAAGCGGCCGCGGCCGGCGAGGGCAATATCACCCGCTTCACGGACATGGCCGAATCGATCGACATCTCTGCCGAGAGAGTGTCGATCGCGCTTGCCGGCGGCGAGGTGCTGACGGCCGACTTTGCCGTCGGCGCAGACGGCCGCGGCTCGAAGCTACGCGAGGCGGCTGATATCGGCGTGCGCACCTGGTCCTATCCGCAATCGGCCATGGTGCTGAACTTCGCCCATTCGCTGCCGCATCAGAACATCTCAAGCGAATTCCACACCAAACACGGCCCCTTCACTCAGGTGCCGTTGCCGGGAAGCCGCTCCAGCCTCGTCTGGGTGCAGGATCCCGCCGAGGCGGCCGCGCGCCTGGAGTTGCCGCCGGCCGAACTGGGCTCACTTGTCGAAGCGCAGATGCACTCCATGCTCGGCAAGACAACCATCGAAGAAAGCGTCCAGGTCTGGCCGCTCTCCGGCATGATGGCTCATCGGTTCGGCAAGGGGCGCATCGCACTGATCGGCGAAGCCGCCCACGTCTTCCCGCCGATCGGGGCGCAGGGGCTGAACCTCAGCCTGCGCGATATCATGGTGCTCACCGACATCCTCTGCGACAGGGTGGAACTGCCGGTGCCGGCCGATGCCGGCGAAAGCTTCGACCGCCGCCGCCGCGCCGATATCATAACGCGCACGGCGAGTGTCGATCTTCTCAACCGCTCGCTGCTTTCCGATTTCCTCCCCGTTCAGATGCTGCGCGCCGCCGGCCTGCATATCCTCTCGGCCATTCCGCCACTGCGCAACCTCGTCATGCGCGAGGGCATCGAGCCCGGCCGGGGCTTCCGCGATATTCCGGATTCCTTAAAGGAAAAGCTGAAGCGGAAGAAGGCCTGAGCGGATCGCGATCAGCCAGAGCGAAACGCTCGCCACCGAAAGCACCGTCGTGATCAGGATCGTCGCCGAGGCGCGTTCCTGCCAGACGCCATATTGCTGGCCGATGACGAAGACATTGGTTGCCGTCGGCAGGCAGGCGAGCAGCACGGCCGCCTGGATCCAGACAGGCTCGAAACCGCCGATAACAGTCAGCGCCAGGAACACCGCGATCGGATGCAGGATCAGCTTCGCCGGCACGATATAGGAGATCTCGGCCGGAATCCGCTTGAGCGGCCTCAGAGCCAGCGTCACGCCCATGGCAAAGAGGGCGCAGGGAGCGGCCGCCTGTGCAAGGTAGTCGACGAGGCGCTGGAACGCCAGCGGCTGATCGATGTGGAAGGCGGCAACCGCAAAGCCTGCCGCCGTCGACAGGATGAAGGGATGGAGGCCCACCTTGCGGGCAATATCGGCGGCGAGTCGGCCGGGCGAGCGCTTGTCGTCGCCGGCTGCCGCCATCAGCGCCGGCGCCACGATGAAATGCAGCGCATTTTCGAAGCAGATGATCAGCGCCACCGGCACGGCAGCACCTTCGCCGAGCGCCAGCAGCGCCAGGCCCGGCCCCATATAGCCGATATTGCCGTAGGCGCCGGCAAAGGACTGGATGGTGCATTCATCAAGCGGATTGCCGCGCACGAAACGGCCGATGACAAAGAGAAGGATGAAGACCGCATAGGTCGCCGCGATATCGGTGACGATGAAATCGACCCGCGTCAGCTCTTCGATCGGCGTGCGCGAGACGAGCTTGAAGAACAGCGCGGGCAGGGCGGCATAGATGATGAAGGTATTCAGCCAGCCGAGCGCCTCGGCCGGCTGCTTCGTCGCCTTGGCGGCGGCATAACCGATCAGGATCAGGCCGAAGAACGGCAGCAGCAGGCTGATGATGTCGGCCAAGGGAAAGTCCGGTTTTTGTGGGATGGCTGGCGGGGAAGAATCTCTTCTAGCCGATTTGCATCAGGATCGGAAAGGTCTGCTGGAACCAGATCGCCACATCGCTGACCCAGCCGAACAGGAAGGCGAGGCCGGTCAGGATGAGGAAGACGCCCATCACCTTCTCCACCGTGCCGAGATGGCGGCGGAAGCGCGACAGGAAGCGCATGAAGGCGCCGGAAAAGCCGGCGGCGATCCAGAAGGGAATAGCAAGACCCAGCGAATAGATGGCGAGCAGCCCGGCGCCGGAGCCGACCGTCTCGCGCGAGGCGGCGACCCCGAGGATGGCGCCGAGCACCGGCCCGATGCAGGGCGTCCAGCCGAAGGCGAAGGCAAGGCCCATGACATAGGCGCCCGTCAACGTCGCCGGCTTGCCGCCGGCCTGGAAGCGCGCCTCGCGGGCGAGCAGCCCGATTCGGAAGAGGCCGAGGAAATTCAGCCCCATGACGATGATAACAAGCCCGCCGATCTTGGAGAGCAGATCGAGATGCTGGCGAAGCGCCATGCCGATGCTCGACGCACCGGCGCCGAGCGCCACGAAGACGGTGGCAAAGCCGAGCGTGAAGAGCAGTGCCGAGAAGAGCACGCCGCGCCTGGTATCGGGCGAGACCGCAACCGCGCCGCCGACGCGGAACTGTTCGACCGATATACCGGCCATATAGCAGAGATAGGGCGGGACGAGGGGGAGCACGCAGGGCGAAAGAAAGGATAGCGCCCCTGCTAACAACGCACTCCACAGGGAAATATCGGCAATCGACACGCATTCTCTCCGGCTGCAACCTGCGCCCTGTTCCTAGCGTCGCACGCCGCGGATTGCCAATCACCTTTTTGCGTGGGCGCGATTTGCGCCTGCGCAATGTGAATGTCCGCCGGAAGAAATCTGCCGATCATCGGAAAAAGCCAAATTTTTCGGTTGACCGCAATGGGTCACCTGCCTATGTTCCGCCCACTTCCAGCCGGGGTGTCTCACGCCCGCGGAGAGGGAGAGCGTAGCTCAGCCGGTAGAGCAACTGACTTTTAATCAGTAGGTCTCGGGTTCGAACCCCGACGCTCTCACCATAAAATCGTCAACGATCAACGGTTTAGATGAGGTAATTGGCGTAAAACTTTACCGCCAATTACCTTGATTTTGCGAATCATAGCGCAAACTTACGGCACACGATTGTCACACGGCACATGGAACGCCAACCGGCAAGGAGAGGCCGGCGGGCGCTCTTGTTGGGGGCCAAGGTTGGTGTTCGCGGCACTGCCGGTTAAAAATCGAAATACACTGTCACACCTGACCGACGACGATAGGGGTAATGGTCGCGATAGCCGTAATAGTCGCGACTGCCGTAGTACCGCGGACGATAGCACGAGCCGTAATACCGGCAGTCGCGGTGAGCGTACCGGTGTTTCTTCCAGTGGCCGTACGCATGTCCATTCCCATGACGACGGTAATGGACTAGATCGACGTCGGCGGCGTGCATTGCTACCGATTTCGGCACGACCATCGGCGTGGCGTTTAGCGGCAGGGCGAAAGATGCAGACAAGACCATGGCTGCAAGTGAGGAAAAAAGCATCTTCATCGGCGCATCCTTTCAGGCTGCGATTCTGGGTTAATAAGCATTAACCTCCGATGAACGGCTGCGTGCTTGAAGGAAGACCGGCCGGCGCGCTGCTCGTGTGGGCGCAGGTGGTGCTCGCGCCGGTTGACTACGTCAGCGAAGCTGGGGATGTTGCGTGGACCTGTCTGCGCACTCGGGCTAGCGGAAAACATACCCGCGGAGGTCGCCAGGGCACTACTCTGGGATGATTCGGGAAGGCTCCATCACCGCTGAACGATAACCCGGGTCCCCGGCTGGACCATATCGTAAAGCTCCTCGACATCCTCGCGGTACATCCGGAAGCATCCGCTTGATGCATTGGTGCCGATGGAGGAGGGGTCGTTGGTGCCGTGGATGCGGAGCAGTCCGCCGGCAAGGTAGATTGCGCGGGTTCCAAGCGGATTTGCTGGCCCGGGTTTCACCACTGCCGGGAGCCTTGGGTTCTTCTGGCGCATGCTGGCTGTTGGCCGCCATTCGGGATGCATGCGTTTCGACACGACGCGCGTTGTGCCGTACCATTGTTTGCCTTCGCGGCCGACGGCGATGGGGTAGGCAAACTGCTCACCCTCTGACGTCGTGTAGATAAGAGTGTGCTCACGCGTGGCGATGACGATGGTTCCTCTTCCAATTCGCGTCGATGGCTCCCGACGTTCTTGAAAGGGTTCACGATAACCAGGGTCTGGCTCGTAGAAGGGAGGAGGGGGATAGGGGCTGTAAGGGTCATCATAGCCGTAGCCATCGTATTCGTCGTATCCATCATACGGCGCGTAAACTTGGGCTTGGGCATGCACCGCTATCACAAACAGGGCCGCCGCAAGGAGAAGCAGCAATCTCATTCTTCGCATCCGCTTGTCATACAATCATGATTGGGCCGAATTCTATGGCGGCACTATGGCGGGGTAGCTCTCGATCTGGCGGTGATCTTTCGTCGCTCCCGTTCTCCGCTGAGTTCGCGCATCCTGCCCACCACCCCCGACGCTTCCAGCAAATGGCTGCGATCGGTGATGTGTTTTTTGCTGAGCGAGCCTTCACAAAGCTCAAGGACTGAGGTGCCTCGCCACACGCCTCGACAGATGCGCCCACATCTTCTTCTCGGCCAACTGCATCGCAGCCGCCGTCAACTTCCGGGGCAAATCAATGAGCCCCGAGCCTAAACCCTGCCCAGATGCTTCGGCCAGAATTCCTGGTGGACTTTGGCGGCTTCGTCTTCGAGTTCCGTCGGGCCAACCACAGTGACGGTACGCGCGCCGGTCTGCAACACGGCCCGGCTGGGTACGTTCAACCCAATCCCAGCAATCTCGCCGAGCCGCGTTTCGGAGCACGCAAACACCATACGTCCGATCCCCGACCAGTAGATCGCCCCGGAGCACATCGCACAGGGCTCAGTGCTGGTGTAGAGTGTGCAGTCGGCGAGAAAAGCTGGGTCGTAGTGCTGCGCCGCCAGTTTGACCAGGTTCATCTCGGCGTGGTTTGTCATATCGTGGCCGGTGAAGACGCTATTTTCGGCGCGCAGGATGACTTCGCCGTCCTTGACCAGGACCGAGCCAAACGGTTCGTCGCCGTTTGCGACTGCGGATTTCGAGAGCGCAATCGCCTCGCGCAAAAACGGCTCGTGATCTTCCATGAGAACCCCAAGGTTAGAGCGAATGATCTTCCCTCGGATTGGATGGATTTCCAAGCGCCGAAAATCAGATTCATCGCCTTCCGTGCAGATGCCGACGGGCAGCCCCAGACTTTCATTTTCGGAACCAAAAGCGCCCGCATCGACTTTGACCCTGAGTTACCTTGGAGGTCCCCCTGATGGACAGAACACCGAAAACGGCCATCCGCGGAATGATGTCGTATGTGCTCGCCCTTCTCGTCCTCGGCATACTGGCGGGCGCCGTTTACACGATCTACGGCCATCCTACCGATCCATCGGAACCACCAGCGGCTGAGAGCATCCCGCAGAAGGCGCCGGCTCCGCAGTGAGGGCGAGGTCGCCGTTCGAGAACGAATGGTGGAAGGGAAAGCATTCTGCCGGATCCGGCGCCCACCCGGTCGGGTCGTGTTGAAGCGCCCCCGCTCCACCGCCAGATACTGCGCAAGCGGCGACCAACAGGGCTTTGGAAAGCAAGGCAGAAATTCTGTCGCAAGTCCTTCCCACCAGTAGAGAGCTATATTTATAGGGGGAACAACTTGCGACTGGGTGAAGTCGGCACCCAAGCAGGTATCACGAAATAGACGAGAGTCAGCTGGACCAGGTCGGCCCGCTATGGCGGATTTTGCGCTCGGGCAGTGTGAACAGAGGAGTTCGCGGATGAGAGACCATGCGGTCGTCATATCAGGGGGAGGGCCGACGGGGCTGATGCTGGCGGGTGAACTCGCCTTGGCGGGCATCGATGTCGCGATCGTCGAACGGCGCGAGAACCAGGAGATCGTCGGTTCGCGTGCCGGCGGTCTGAGTTCGCGCACGCTCGAGGTTCTCGACCAGCGCGGCATCGTCGATCGGTTCCTGGCGGAGGGGCAAATCGCCCAGGTCACCGGATTTGCGGTCACGCGGCTTGACATCAGCGACTTCCCGACGCGGCACAATTACGGGTTGGCCCTGCGGCAGAAGCATATCGAGCGCATCCTGGCCGGCTGGGTCGGTGAGCTGCCGGTGACGGTCCTCCGCGGCCGCGAACTGACCAGTTTCGTGCAGGATGAGACCGGCGTCACCCTCGAACTTTCCGATGGGTCGTCGCTGCGCGCGGGCTATCTCGTCGGCTGCGACGGCGGCCGCAGTCTGGTTCGCAAGATGGCCGGCATCGCCTTTCCGGGATCGGATGCGACGACCAGCAATATTCTCGCCGAGGCAGAGATGAAGGAGGAGCCGCCGCTCGGTGTCCATCGCACAGCGCTCGGCATGCATGCCTTCGGCCGCGAGGAATATGAAATCCGCGACGGCAAGGTGATTTTCGCCAGTGAAGGTCCGATCAACGTCATGGTCCCGGAAAAGACGGCCGGCGGCACAGGCGAGCCGACGCTTGATGATCTCAGGCAAGCGCTCATTGCCGCCTGCGGAACCGATTATGGAATCCACGGCCCGAAGTGGATCTCCAGGTTCACCGACATGTCGCGGCAGGCGGAGATCTACCGCAAGGGCAGGGTTCTGCTGGCAGGTGACGCCGCCCATGTGCATTCTCCGGTCGGCGGGCAGGGGCTCAATACCGGTGTGCAGGATGCCGTCAATCTCGGCTGGAAGCTGGCCCAGGTGGTGAAGGGCATATCGCCCGAGGCCCTGCTCGACACCTATCATGCCGAGCGCCATCCGGTCGCCGCCCGTGTGCTGCGCACGACGATGGCGCAGGTCGCGTTGCAACGGACCGATGATCGCACCGAAGCCCTCAGAGACGTCGTGTTGGAACTGCTTGGCCTGGAGGAGGCGCGCAAGACGATCGCCGCCGAGATGTCCGGACTTGCCATTCGTTACGACCTCGGCGAGGGGCACCCGCTGCTCGGCCGCCGCATGCCCGACCTCGACCTGGTCACGACGGACGGCCCCTTGCGTGTCTTTGCGCTGCTGAAAGATGCAAGACCGGTGTTGTTGAACCTTGGGTCGCGCGGTAGCGTCGACACCGGGCCATGGTCAGATCGCGTGCCTCTGGTCCATGCGAGCTATGACGGGCCATGGGAGTTGCCGGCGCTGGGGGCGGTCGCAGCGCCGAGTGCGGTGTTGATCCGGCCGGACGGATATGTGGCCTGGTTGGGCGAGGGGCACCGGAATGGCCTGGACGCAGCGATGAGCACCTGGTTCGGGCCGCCCCGCTGACAGGCGAAAAAGCCGCTGAGCTAGGCGGCCAGCGAAATCGGCGCGCCGTCCGGCATCGGTTTGCCGCGGCGCTCCCACGTCCGGCGGCTGATGCCGAACGCCTCCCAGGGTCGGGTCTGGCTGAAGGCGTTGGCGAGATAGTCGGCTCTGGAAATTGCGCCGGCGCCCCGCCGCTGCTCCTCTTTCCGGCATCGGTCGCGCTGGCGTCTCTTTGCCTTCTGCAGCTTTTCTCTTTTCGCCTTCGGCACGTCGAAGGCGCCGATGGTGCGAATACCGAGCGTGCTGCGTTCGGCATAACTCAGATGCAGGGCGTGGGCGAGCGCGTCTGCGGACAGGGGAGAAAAGCGCAGCTTTGTCCTCTCGTAAATGACTTCCTCTATGGCGGCCTTCCCGGCCCAGGGCAACCATCGCGCCGCCCAGCCGAGTACCACCTCGACAAACCCTTCCCCGAATTCGACAAAAGCGAGGCTGGCGATCACCTCGACATAGATCAGGGCGTCATCCGCCTCCGGCACGATCTCGCCATGACGATGCCGGATCAATTTTTCGATCTCGCGCATCCGGCCGCGAAAATGGTTCCAGCGGCCGCCCCGCATGCGGCGCTGCACGGATTTGTAACCGAGGAGACAATCGCCGATTTTGATCGCGGTAATGTCCCGTGCAAGACCGGCTTCCTCAGCCCGCCCTGCCGATCGACACTGTTCATCCGCGCCGACGAGACGATCCATCGTTTCTCCTTTGCGATCTGCCTCATGAGGCCGAAACGACTGGTTGTAGCGGAAGTCGAGGGGGTGATGTTCACTTTTTGTTTGCGGTTTCCACCGATTTTCGCAGTGGTGATGCAACGCAGTAACGGATGATCCGAATACCAGATTTCCGGTTGCGGTGATCCCGAGCGAACGGGAGACGAGTGGCACCTCCAAACCCGTTGATTTCTATTGGGAACGACCCGTGTTATCATCCGTCTACCGACGTCATAAGCCGGGTTGCCGGCACAGAGACTGGTCCGATGAGCGAAATGGACGTTCTTTTTGCCAGCCTGCGACAGGCGGCTGACCCGCAGACGGTCGAGTGCATCGAAAACGTCGTCAGGCATGGCGCCGATCACGATCTCAACCGCATCAATGCGCTCGCCTTCGCCGATAAGCATCATCTCGATGAAGAAAAAACCATCGCCGCCTTCCTGCATGCGGCCCGGATCGGCGCATTCGAGATGACCTGGAATGTGCTTTGCCCGGGATGCGGCGGCGTCCTTGACAGCGGGGCAACCCTCAAGGGGGTCAATCAGGACACCTATCATTGTGCCCTCTGTGCGGCCGGATACGAACCGACCCTCGACGAGATGGTCGAGGTCACCTTCACCGTCAGTCCGCGCGTGCGCAGGATCGCCGCCCACGAGCCCGACCGGCTGCCTCCGCTCGAATACTACCGGCAGATTTTCTTCAGC is part of the Rhizobium bangladeshense genome and encodes:
- the cysG gene encoding siroheme synthase CysG codes for the protein MSPKTEQLSVFPAFFRVEGQKTAVFGNGDEAFAKVRLLLNTRAQVVAYAERPEADYHAFLIANRIETVRTGFSAGQVEGAALVFAATGNEAEDRRIVDAARAVRIPANAVDQPDYCDFFTPALVNRAPVAVAIGTEGAGPILAQMIRAQIDQLLSPSLGRLAALATNYRKSVEQIVPRGVSRRVFWHRFFSGPVADAVANGNLPQAHNAADRLLASMDKVAGHVWLVGAGPGAEDLLTLRAQRVMMEADVIVYDALVPQAIVDMGRRDAERLSVGKRKGCHSKSQEEINELLIELGRQGKRVVRLKSGDPLVYGRAGEEMAALRAAGVTYEVVPGITSAFAAAADFELPLTLRGLASSLVFTTGHDLTGDVLPDWASLAVSGATIAVYMGRTVAASVAERLMQAGIPSETTVAVIENASRTDRRLLHGTLADLPDLQHRNELTGPVMVIIGDAVAGANFELSEPLVRENARLEEFARS
- a CDS encoding cytochrome c biogenesis CcdA family protein — translated: MSIADISLWSALLAGALSFLSPCVLPLVPPYLCYMAGISVEQFRVGGAVAVSPDTRRGVLFSALLFTLGFATVFVALGAGASSIGMALRQHLDLLSKIGGLVIIVMGLNFLGLFRIGLLAREARFQAGGKPATLTGAYVMGLAFAFGWTPCIGPVLGAILGVAASRETVGSGAGLLAIYSLGLAIPFWIAAGFSGAFMRFLSRFRRHLGTVEKVMGVFLILTGLAFLFGWVSDVAIWFQQTFPILMQIG
- a CDS encoding AEC family transporter, whose amino-acid sequence is MADIISLLLPFFGLILIGYAAAKATKQPAEALGWLNTFIIYAALPALFFKLVSRTPIEELTRVDFIVTDIAATYAVFILLFVIGRFVRGNPLDECTIQSFAGAYGNIGYMGPGLALLALGEGAAVPVALIICFENALHFIVAPALMAAAGDDKRSPGRLAADIARKVGLHPFILSTAAGFAVAAFHIDQPLAFQRLVDYLAQAAAPCALFAMGVTLALRPLKRIPAEISYIVPAKLILHPIAVFLALTVIGGFEPVWIQAAVLLACLPTATNVFVIGQQYGVWQERASATILITTVLSVASVSLWLIAIRSGLLPLQLFL
- a CDS encoding DUF934 domain-containing protein is translated as MTKIWRESGFVENDPWVIETDEVKATGEQKPLLSVDELIAKADESNDVGLGVLIKPADDVRRLEPYLYRLEIVAVAFPAFNDGRAFSHASLLRQRLGYTNELRAVGDVLIDQIPLMLRVGIDSFAVTNATALKRLAENRLPAIPHHYQPAVRDAEAGKGYSWRRQAKPAA
- a CDS encoding DUF2849 domain-containing protein; protein product: MVDKVLTANRLTDGIAVWLDANGKWSTSLQEALVARHNEAVEALEAIGKKSYADNEVVDVAVVDVQETNGILWPLRLRERIRAQGPTMEYAPGYAPADPEFIAV
- a CDS encoding nitrite/sulfite reductase; translation: MYRYDEFDHAFVSERVEQFRDQVQRRLSGELAEDAFKPLRLMNGVYLQLHAYMLRIAIPYGTLSARQLRMLAHIARTYDRGYGHFTTRQNLQFNWPKLSEIPDALADLASVEMHALQTSGNCIRNVTADHFAGAAADEIADPRPYAEILRQWSSVHPEFSFLPRKFKIAVTGAERDRAAIQVHDIGLHLKKNDKGEIGFAVYVGGGQGRTPMIAKLIRDFLPEEDLLSYTTAIVRVYNLHGRRDNKYKARIKILVHETGAEELARQVEAEFAALRDSELKLPEQDVEAIAAYFAPPDLPERAEGWENLARWKKADPAFARWVQQNVQPHKNPDYGMVTISLKPIGGIPGDATDAQMDAIADLAEEYAFDEIRVSHEQNLILPHVALADLEAVYRGLVAINLAEANAGLITDIIACPGLDYCALANARSIPVAQEISRRFGSPERQAEIGELKIKISGCINACGHHHVGHIGLLGVEKKGAELYQITLGGSGDEHTSIGEIIGRGFEPDRVTDAIETIVDTYLGLRLDPSETFLAAYRRVGPQPFKDALYGSAAEAA
- a CDS encoding L,D-transpeptidase, which produces MRLLLLLAAALFVIAVHAQAQVYAPYDGYDEYDGYGYDDPYSPYPPPPFYEPDPGYREPFQERREPSTRIGRGTIVIATREHTLIYTTSEGEQFAYPIAVGREGKQWYGTTRVVSKRMHPEWRPTASMRQKNPRLPAVVKPGPANPLGTRAIYLAGGLLRIHGTNDPSSIGTNASSGCFRMYREDVEELYDMVQPGTRVIVQR
- a CDS encoding nucleoside deaminase, translating into MEDHEPFLREAIALSKSAVANGDEPFGSVLVKDGEVILRAENSVFTGHDMTNHAEMNLVKLAAQHYDPAFLADCTLYTSTEPCAMCSGAIYWSGIGRMVFACSETRLGEIAGIGLNVPSRAVLQTGARTVTVVGPTELEDEAAKVHQEFWPKHLGRV
- a CDS encoding UbiH/UbiF family hydroxylase, which translates into the protein MKTFEVAVIGGGLAGTIAAIALGRGGRSVALVAPAAAKEDRRTTALMDQSIRFLDRLTLWEKLRPAAAPLTSMRIIDGTDRLLRAPTTTFRAAEVGLDAFGYNFPNTALTEILEAAAAGEGNITRFTDMAESIDISAERVSIALAGGEVLTADFAVGADGRGSKLREAADIGVRTWSYPQSAMVLNFAHSLPHQNISSEFHTKHGPFTQVPLPGSRSSLVWVQDPAEAAARLELPPAELGSLVEAQMHSMLGKTTIEESVQVWPLSGMMAHRFGKGRIALIGEAAHVFPPIGAQGLNLSLRDIMVLTDILCDRVELPVPADAGESFDRRRRADIITRTASVDLLNRSLLSDFLPVQMLRAAGLHILSAIPPLRNLVMREGIEPGRGFRDIPDSLKEKLKRKKA